A part of Pseudomonas sp. HR96 genomic DNA contains:
- a CDS encoding methyl-accepting chemotaxis protein produces MATTLRQLIGGIRDGVAQIASAAEELSSVTEQTSAGVNSQKIETDQVATAMHEMTATVQEVARSAEQASQAATDADREARLGDKVVAEAIAQIERLADEVRRSTDAMSNLQNESNKIGSVMDVIKAVAEQTNLLALNAAIEAARAGEAGRGFAVVADEVRGLAQRTQKSTEEIEGLVADLQSGTQQVATVMLNSRNLTDSSVELTRRAGSSLENITRTVSNIQAMNQQIATAAEEQSAVAEEISRSIVNVRDVSEQTASASEQTALSSAELARLGGQLQTLVSHFKV; encoded by the coding sequence ATGGCCACGACCCTGCGCCAGCTGATCGGCGGCATCCGCGACGGCGTGGCGCAGATCGCCAGCGCGGCCGAAGAGTTGTCCTCGGTGACCGAGCAGACCAGCGCCGGGGTCAACAGCCAGAAGATCGAGACCGACCAGGTCGCCACCGCCATGCACGAGATGACCGCCACCGTGCAGGAAGTCGCACGCAGCGCCGAGCAGGCCTCGCAGGCGGCCACTGACGCCGACCGCGAAGCACGCCTGGGTGACAAGGTGGTGGCCGAGGCCATCGCCCAGATCGAACGCTTGGCCGATGAAGTGCGCCGTTCCACCGACGCCATGAGCAACCTGCAGAACGAGAGCAACAAGATCGGCAGCGTGATGGACGTGATCAAGGCCGTGGCCGAGCAGACCAACCTGCTGGCGCTCAACGCGGCGATCGAAGCGGCGCGCGCCGGTGAAGCCGGCCGTGGTTTCGCCGTGGTGGCCGATGAAGTACGCGGGCTGGCGCAACGCACGCAGAAATCCACCGAGGAAATCGAAGGCCTGGTGGCCGACCTGCAGAGCGGCACCCAACAGGTCGCCACGGTGATGCTCAACAGCCGCAACCTGACCGACAGCAGCGTCGAGCTGACCCGCCGCGCCGGTTCCTCACTGGAGAACATCACCCGCACGGTGTCGAACATCCAGGCAATGAACCAGCAGATCGCCACCGCCGCCGAAGAGCAAAGCGCCGTGGCCGAAGAGATCAGCCGCAGCATCGTCAACGTGCGCGATGTGTCGGAACAGACCGCCTCGGCGAGCGAGCAGACCGCGCTGTCCAGCGCCGAACTGGCCCGCCTGGGTGGGCAGCTGCAGACCCTGGTGAGTCATTTCAAGGTGTGA
- a CDS encoding response regulator, translated as MAAVPLLICDDSGMARKQLLRALPQDWAVSVTQATNGQEGLEAIRRAQGQVVLLDLTMPVMDGYQLLEAVRAEGHRSRIIVVSGDVQDEAVRRVMELGALAFLKKPVAPDDLLATLKRLDLLDPPGTAPAAAPLRPQEASISFTEAMREIVNVAMGRAAALMARVLDVFVELPVPNVNTLTVGELQMALVDAHANPQLTAVCQGFIGSGIAGEALLIFHDCDAADLSRLMLRDLALEYSDSEMLLDLSSLLVGACLSGIAEQVDVQFAQNHPHRLGSQGPIDELVRRNQPRWKPTLAVEISYALEGHGIHFDLLLLFTEDSVQLLRNKLAYVMN; from the coding sequence ATGGCTGCCGTACCCTTGTTGATCTGCGATGACTCCGGCATGGCGCGCAAACAATTGTTGCGCGCGCTGCCCCAGGATTGGGCAGTTTCAGTGACCCAGGCCACCAATGGCCAGGAGGGTCTGGAAGCCATCCGCCGCGCGCAGGGGCAGGTAGTGCTGCTCGACCTGACCATGCCGGTGATGGACGGCTACCAGCTGCTCGAAGCGGTGCGCGCCGAAGGCCATCGCTCGCGCATCATCGTGGTCTCGGGTGACGTGCAGGACGAGGCGGTGCGCCGGGTGATGGAACTGGGCGCGCTGGCCTTCCTGAAAAAGCCGGTGGCCCCGGACGACCTGCTGGCCACCCTCAAGCGCCTCGACCTGCTCGACCCCCCCGGCACGGCCCCCGCAGCCGCACCGCTGCGCCCACAAGAGGCCAGCATCAGTTTCACCGAAGCCATGCGCGAAATCGTCAACGTCGCCATGGGCCGCGCCGCCGCCCTGATGGCGCGGGTGCTGGACGTGTTCGTCGAGTTGCCGGTGCCCAACGTCAACACCCTCACGGTGGGCGAGCTGCAGATGGCCCTGGTCGACGCCCATGCCAACCCGCAACTGACGGCGGTGTGCCAGGGCTTCATCGGCAGCGGCATCGCCGGGGAAGCGCTGCTGATCTTTCACGACTGCGACGCCGCCGACCTCAGCCGCCTGATGCTGCGCGACCTGGCGCTGGAGTATTCCGACAGCGAAATGCTCCTGGACCTGTCCTCGCTGCTGGTCGGTGCGTGCCTGAGCGGCATCGCCGAGCAGGTCGACGTGCAGTTTGCCCAGAACCACCCGCACCGCCTCGGCTCCCAAGGGCCGATCGACGAACTGGTGCGGCGCAATCAGCCGCGCTGGAAACCCACCCTCGCCGTGGAAATCAGCTACGCGCTGGAAGGCCATGGCATCCACTTCGACTTGTTGCTGTTGTTCACCGAAGACTCGGTGCAACTGCTGCGCAACAAACTCGCCTATGTGATGAATTGA